The Haloplasma contractile SSD-17B genome has a segment encoding these proteins:
- a CDS encoding HAD family hydrolase, whose product MIPFGTIKTIFFDYDGTLHNSIEIYEPAFRKAYTFLVEKGVAPEKTFTKDEISHWLGYSSKEMWKQFMPDVDQDIKAESSKIIGKEMTKQIEAKRPILYEGALETLQYLKDKGYKLVFISNCGSNYMNAHTDLFNLDTYFSQMVCSEAFDFIPKHEMLAQIKDQYEDDMVIIGDRHKDIEAGEKNNIYTIGCTYGFSSQEELTESDHLIDDIRELKRLF is encoded by the coding sequence GTGATCCCATTTGGGACAATTAAAACAATCTTTTTTGATTACGATGGTACACTACATAATAGTATTGAGATTTACGAACCTGCATTTAGAAAAGCCTATACATTCTTAGTTGAGAAAGGTGTAGCACCTGAAAAGACATTTACTAAAGATGAGATTAGCCACTGGTTAGGCTATAGCAGTAAAGAGATGTGGAAACAATTTATGCCTGACGTCGATCAAGACATTAAAGCAGAAAGCAGTAAAATTATAGGGAAAGAAATGACAAAGCAAATAGAAGCCAAGAGACCCATTTTGTATGAGGGAGCACTTGAGACATTGCAGTATTTAAAGGATAAAGGCTATAAATTAGTGTTCATTAGCAACTGTGGGAGTAACTACATGAACGCACACACGGATTTGTTTAATCTTGATACATATTTTTCGCAGATGGTTTGTTCTGAAGCCTTTGACTTTATCCCTAAACATGAAATGTTAGCACAAATTAAAGATCAATATGAGGATGATATGGTGATCATCGGTGATCGCCATAAAGATATTGAAGCCGGTGAGAAAAATAATATTTATACGATTGGGTGTACATATGGATTTTCCTCACAAGAGGAACTAACAGAATCTGATCATTTAATCGATGACATTAGAGAATTAAAACGTTTATTTTAA
- the ribH gene encoding 6,7-dimethyl-8-ribityllumazine synthase, whose product MKTIEGNLISKGQKVGIIVGRFNEFIGGKLLDGALDALKRHGVDEDQINIVWVPGAFEMPLIAKKMAKSDKYDSVICLGAVIRGATPHFDYVSSEVTKGIASVSLETEKPVVFGVLTTDTIEQAIERAGTKAGNKGYDAAVTAIEMTNLLNEL is encoded by the coding sequence ATGAAAACAATTGAAGGAAACTTAATATCAAAAGGGCAAAAAGTCGGAATTATAGTAGGTCGATTTAACGAATTTATCGGTGGAAAATTATTAGATGGTGCACTTGACGCTTTAAAACGTCACGGTGTTGATGAGGACCAAATTAACATTGTATGGGTACCGGGAGCATTCGAAATGCCACTAATCGCAAAAAAAATGGCTAAGTCAGACAAGTATGATAGTGTGATCTGCTTAGGTGCAGTAATCAGAGGGGCAACACCACACTTTGATTATGTATCAAGCGAAGTAACAAAAGGGATCGCAAGTGTATCTCTAGAAACTGAAAAGCCAGTTGTATTTGGAGTATTAACAACAGACACGATTGAACAAGCAATTGAACGTGCTGGTACTAAAGCAGGTAACAAAGGATATGACGCTGCTGTTACAGCAATCGAAATGACAAACCTATTAAACGAACTATAA